AATACAATGCTTTGCATTTTCTAAAGCCGCCACCTTTTTTTCTAAGACTTCTCTTGTTGGGTTTGTTAGTCTAGAGTAGCTAAAGCCTTTAATATTATTTTCATAATCAGGTTTTGCAAAAGTGCTAGAGAGATGTATAGGGGAAATAACATCGCTTGAAGTGTGTCCGCTTAGATTTGGATTTTCAGCCGTAGTAATGGCTTTAGTATTAAAGTTCATAAAAACCTCTTATTTAAAATTTAGGATATTTTAAGCTATCTTGGAAATTATATTGATAGAAAATAAATATAAACTTAAATTTAAGCAATTCTGCTAAGCCTAAAGTGTGCTATGTGGTAATATCACTCAATTATTTTTTAAATCTTAACAAATCTTTCAATAATAAGAATAAAAAGCTTTTGTTTTAAAAAGGGTGATAATGTGGAAGTTGAAGTGTTATCGCTTAGTAAAAACAAAGTGGAGTTAAAACTATTGCAGATTCTAGCCTAAAATTTTTTGGCTTGTTTTGTGAATCTGTCTAGAAATGTTTTAAAAAGGTATTTTTTCAATACCTCTTGTTTTTGGGATTGTAAAAGCGGAAGTGCAGAATCTAAAAAAGAAATTTGAGATTGGATTGTCTCAATGCTTTGTGCGATTTTGGTTTGAATCTCAAGCGGTGGAAGTGGGATTGTAAATGATTCTAAATCTTCCGTATTGATGCTTGGATAAGATGATTTTGGCATTTTGATTTTCATTTGTTGCATTAAATCATCTGAGAACATAAAGCAATAATAAACAAATTGTGATTTTACAAGATTTTCTTTACCTTGCAAAATGGCAAATCCTGTCGAAAATATAGAATCTTTTATCTCGTTTTTAAGATACGCAAATCCTTTTAAGTAAGGTCGGACAGTCGAGATAATCACACTATCAGCCCTAGCTATCCTTCTTGCTCTTGTTGGTAATTTTCTGCAAGAAATTTTATCATTAAAGTTGATTTTCCCTGTTCCTTTTTCAATGCTATCAATATCAATGTATAACATTTCACCTTCATCATTGCTTGGATTATAGGTTTCCTGATTAATATTGCATATTTTACATAGTTTTGCTTTTTCCCATCCATTGCTTGGTGGAGTTGGGAGAGTGTTTAGGGTATTTGTTAGATTCTGCAAAAATGCCTTAGAATCTTGTTTTGTCTTTCCTAAAAGCTCAAAGTCAAGTTTGGATTCCAACTCTGCTAAAGACATTAGGATAGAATCAAAATCTTTTGTAGATTCTGTAGTAATCCCACAATGCCAAAGAATTGCTTTAATGAGTTCTTGGTATGCCTTGATACTTTGCTCTATTGTGTTGCATTGTGATTCTAAGCTTTCACATTCTGCAACGATTTGTTTTTGAATCTCAAGCGGTGGAAGCGGGATTTTTAAAGTAGCTAAATTATTTCTTGTAATTTGTGGTTGTGCCGAACCTGTAATAACGCTCTTTATGTTTGATAAAGGCAGAATATAAACTAAAAATTTTTTTGAAATTAAGTTCTTTTCTAGTGGGGTTATTATCATTGCATTGCCCGTAATCCAAGAATTTGGCTCTGTATAATTTATCGCTCCACAAGTTGCACCTCTGCAAGTCATCGCTACTTCAGAATCTTTATGATTGTATTGATTGTAAAACCCTATAACTCCATTTGCACCATAAACCTTATAATCTCCCTTTTCTAAAATTTCTTTTGCTGTGATAGTTTTTGGTTGATACATTTTGCAAATAGATTCCAATTTCACCAATTCATATTTAGAATTTGCAAAAGGGTTGGATTGCACACTATTAGAATCGTTAGAATGCGGATTAAGACTAATCGCTTTATTAAACTCCACTTTTTCAAAATCTATCATATCAATTAGTCTTGCAGATTCTAAAAACTCATTATTCTTGTTGTTTTTTTCTTGTCTTAAGAATTGTTGCAAAAAATTTGCATCAATATCTTTAGAATCTAAATATTTTACAAAATGGCTTAGTATCGCAAAACTAATAGAATTGACACAAAAACGATTATTAGGATTAAAGAGCGGTGTATCTATGTAGTTTATGTTGTTTTCTACTACGCCACTTTTCATAAAATAGTGAATACCTTCTTGTCCCTTTTTGCTACTCCAGTAATAGCCTAAAAATTTCTTTTGTTTTTCATTATCTTTTGGAGCTTTTATAATTAAGGGTTCTGAATCTAGTGCGTAGCAAAAATATAAAAATTTCTCTGCTTCTTTTTGCTTGATAAATTCTTGTAGGGTTTGGCTTGGTGTAAAGGGATATTTGTCTTTATACTTTTTGGTTTTGCTATTATATTTCTCCTTTTCTTTTTTTAGTATGTCATTGTAGGTTTGTATGTACTCTTTAAAATTATTGTGGTGTATAGAATCTATATTTTCCAATACACCAAAAAATAATTTTTCTATCATTTTATATTTATACCTCATAAAATTAGCATAAGAGTGCAAAAGCTCATCTAACTCTTCTTTATAAGGATTGTCTGTTTTATCTTCCATAATGAGTTTATAAAAATATTGTGCCCTTGTCTCTTGTGTAGTTATGTTTTTATCTCTTAGCTTTTTTATAGCAAAAAGGATTATAGGCTGTGTGCCGGTTTTAAAGAATGTTTGATTACCAAACTCACAAATGGCAATAATATAAAAGTCTCTTAATAAAATCTCTCTTGTTTGTATGGTTATCGTATCGTTATTTGAAAAGATAGAACTAGGAAGCACAAGAGATAAAAGTCCGTAAGACTCTAGGACTTGTGAGGCTTTCTCTATAAAAAAGCATTCTATTTTGTCAGTATCAAGGCTTATATTTTTATTAAAAAGTGTGTAGGATTCTTTTTCTGTCTTATTTAATGTTCGCAAAAATCCATCTACTGAGTAGGGCGGATTTGAAATAATGGTGTTTATGGAATCATTTTCTATTATTCCATGTTTTAATGCATCATCGTATTTTATATCCATTGTCTTGCCATACATAAAAGACGCTATTGCGGATATTTTTGCTAGGCGTTGGTCTTTATCAATTCCTTTGTATTGCACTTCATAAGTATTGTTTATTTTAGAATATTCGCTTAGAAAATGTCCTGCTCCACAAGCAAAATCTAGCACTCTAGAATCTTTCAATACGGGTAGGGAATAAATGATGAAATTCACCAAAGGCACAGGGGTAAAATACTGCCCTTCATGCTGTGGCATATCATGAATGTAAGATTCAAAAAAATCGCCTAAGAATTGGGAATTATCCTCGCTAAACTTAATATCCTCTAGCATTAGCACAACTTGTAAGAGAATATTGAAATTTTTATTAAAAAGTTCTTTGTTATGCACTTCTAAAAAATTAAAATCACCATTTTGAAAATATTTTAAATCATTAAAAATATTTTCTATATTGTTTCGACTTGGAGTGTCTTTGTATCGATTGCTAAAAGCATTATCTATATCGTTTTTTGAATAATATATAATATTTATGTTTAGATATTTTTGCATTCCTTTTTGATAGAGGTATTGCAATCTATCTACTAGGGAAAAGGCATCATCAGCACTAAAGCCACCCCAACTAAACCTCAAATCTTCCTTATGTTCAGCTTCATCTGTAATTTTGCATAGTAATAAATTCATAATTTTATTTAGTGCAACGCCTCTATCGCCAACTCCTGAATAGCGTAAAATCGTAGCCCATTGATGTTTTTTTCTTTGCATTGAAGAATAGTCTAAGGATTTTAAAGATTCAAAAGTTGGCTTTAATTGTGTGATTTTATAGGCTTGTATTTTATTTTCAAAGATTCCATTTGTTGCATAATCGCTCGAATATGTTTCTTTCCATACTTTAAAAAGTTCTTCATTGTTATGTGCATCTTTATAACCAATTGCCTTTTGCTCATAGTTGCTTTGTTGGTTTAGTGTTGCTTCATTATCGATCACACTAATAATATAATTTTCATAAGTAAGCAAACTTTGATTAAAGTCGCTTGTGTAGAGACATAGATATTTCACACCTCTTTCTTGTTGAAAATAGGAGAAAAGTTGTCCGCCATTTTCTAGCATTTTTGCCCATTCTTTGGCAAACTCGCTATTTTTAGAATCTGTGGTTTTGCACTCGATGAGTAAATAAGGATTGTCTTGACGATCTCGCACCAAAATATCTGCTTTGCCACCTTTTGCATCACGCCCTAGATTCCACTTTGGCTCTAGTTCTAAGTGTTTTGGCTTATAACCCTTTTGTAAGAGCCTATGCACACATTCAAAAACGACGAAATTTTCTGGGTGAGAAAAGTTTGAAGTGGTTTCGTCGTGGATTGTGATTTGCTCTGGGTAGATGATTTTTTGGTTGGCACAATCCACTTCTAGGCTAATAGAATCTCTTAGAATCTTTTTATACTTTTTACCTTCTTTTGTAAATCCTAGAGAATCTAAAAGTAATTCTATATTTTGTTTTGTAATCATTTTAGCACCTTATAGATTATTTGTATTTTATTTTTTATTTTAAAGCACAAATTTAATGCGAGAATCTTTTTGCAAATCTGCAAAGATTTTATCTCTTTCTTCTTTGGTTTCTACATCGATTTCTAAATTAATACTATGGTATTTTCCACCGCTACTTTCTTTGCCTAGCGTGTGAATGAATTCTTTTTCGATGATTTCAAAAGCGGCTTCTATGAGTTCGTTTTTGCTATTGCCGATGATTCGGTAATGCCAAGAGCAAGGGTATTGAATTTCGTTTTTATTTTCCATAAAATTTCCTAGTGTGAGATTTGAAAGATTTCTTTTGCCCATTGTGGAATCTTGGTGATTCTTTGGGTGGTGGATTCAAGACAAACAAGCGTGATAATGGCAGTAAAAATAGGCTTAGAATCTGATTTCTCAAGGCTATTTTTTTGCAAAGAATCTCTTAAGATAGTTTGTTTTAGAGTAATAGAGACGTTTTTTTGCTCTAGAATCTCGGTGTGAATGGTTAGCAAATCTCCAAGTTTAGCTGGAGAGAGAAAGTCTAAAGTCATATTTTTTACTACAAAACCAATATTATTTTGTTGGGGCAAAATGCCTTGAGAAAAAAACCATTCACTCCTTGCTCTCTCGCAATACTTAAGATAATTTGAGTGATAGACGATTCCGCCGCAATCTGTGTCTTCATAGTAGATTCTTGTTTGATACATTTGGCTTCCTTCTATTTTGTAAAGGGTATTTTATCTTTTTGGTAGTTTAAAAGCAAATTACAAAGTTTGAGAATTGTAAAGTTTAAAAATTGAAAGCTTGAGAATAGATTTAAAAATCTGGGATTTAAAATAAAGATGGTGCGGAAAAGAGGACTTGAACCTCCATGCCTTGCGGCGCCAGATCCTAAGTCTGGTGCGTCTGCCAGTTTCGCCATTTCCGCAGGATAAAGACTGAAATTCTATCTAAAATAACTTAATTTAAAATGAAAAGCCAAAAAATTATTGAAATTTTTTGAGTGCTTTATAATTTAGAGTGCTTTTTGGGAATTGCATAGAAATACAATGGAGGCTTCCGTGTTGGCGGATTAAAACAGAGCAATCAATGGGGATAATTTTATGCTTTGGGAGAGCTTTTTGGAGAATCTCGATTGCCTTTTTGTCGTTTTTATCGCGATAAATTGGCAACAAAACAGCACCATTTAAAAATAAGAAATTAGCATAGGTTGCTGGTAGTCGCTCATTATGAAAATACTTAGCCTCACAAAAGGGTAAAGCGACAAGTTTAAAGGGCTTTTGATCAAGATTTTTTAATTTTTTTAGTTCTTTTTCCATTTTGGCTAAGGCTTGGTAATGTTCATCGTTTTTATCTTCGCATTTGAGATAAGCAATGGTGTTTTTATCGATGAATCTAGCTAAAGTATCGATATGGCTATCGGTGTCATCTCCTGCTAAATAGCCGTAGTTAAGCCATAGAATCTTTTTAGCTCCAAAATCTTTTTTGAGGATTTTTTCAATCTTGTTTTGGGAATAGGCTGGATTGCGATTTGATTCTAAGAGGCATTGAGTGTTTGTAAGTATGATTCCCTCGCCATTTGATTCGATGCTTCCGCCCTCTAAAATGATTTTTTTGGTTTTAATTTGTTTAAAAATTCCTAATTTGTAGAGTTTTTGGGTTACATTATTGTCGTAATTGGCTGCAAATTTTAATCCCCAACCATTAAACCCATAATCTAGCACAAGATTTTGCCCTTGATAGTTAATAGTGATTCCCCCAAAATCTCTTGCCCAAGTATCATTAGTTGGTATTTCTATGAGATAGAGATTTTTTAAATATTTGGGATTCCATTGAGAATTTTTGGCGTAACTTTTGATAATTTGTTTTACTTCTTCTTTGTTTTGACATAAAATAAGACAGGATTGGAGTTGAATAATTTCATAAATGATTTGACAATAAACTTCTCTAACTTCGGCTAAATATTCTCTCCAATCAGAATCTTGATGAGGAAAAGCTAGGAGAATACCATCTTGTTTAGCCCATTCGGCATAAAATTTTTTCATTGTTGTTGCTCTTTTTTAAAAAAATGTCGATATTATTATATACAAATTTTTGGTCAAGGAGGACAATATGCCAATACAATCTCTTAAAAGTGGTGTTGATTATACGCAAGAATTGCAATCTGCAATGAGTTCTAGTCCGCTATCAAAGGAGACTTCTAGTGTAGAGGAGAGACAAAAAAAGATTCAAGAAGCCGCTTCAAAGGTTGATGCAAAATCGGTGATGACAGGCTATATTGTGCAATTTCAAATGGAAATAAGCATTGAAGCTAAAAATAATTTTGGTGCACAAGGAGTTGCTGGATTTATGGGGACAAGTGCTTCTGAAGATCCTGCTAAACTTAATAGCATTTTAAGTGGATTAGATTTAGAAAAGATTGGTTATGATGGCAAAGCATTGCAAGATTTAACTACACAGGAAGCGAAAGATTTAATTAGCGAAGAAGGGTTTTTTGGGGTTAGTCAAACTTCAGATAGAATTGCAGATTTTGTTTTAGCGGGTGCAGGTGATGATGTAGAAAAGCTTCAAGCAGGGAGAGAGGGAATCATACGCGGTTATGAACAAGCAGAAAAAACTTGGGGCGGAGAATTGCCAGATATTAGCAAAGAAACCTTGCAAAAAGCTTTAGAAAAAATTGATAAGAAGCTTTCAGAACTTGGCGTAAATGTCTTGGAGCAGGAAGTGTAGAGTTGATTTAGCAAAGACAAGGGATAATTATTTGATTTTAAGTATTGAAAGCAGTTGTGATGATAGCTCTATAGCTATCACGCAAATCAAGGATAAAAAGATTGTTTTTCATCAAAAAATCTCACAAGAAAGGGAGCATTCTAGTTATGGGGGAGTGGTTCCTGAAATTGCAAGTCGTTTGCACGCAGAGATTCTTCCACAAATCTTAGAGCACACTAAACCTTATTTTAAAGACTTAAAAGCTATTGCAGTTACGACAGAACCGGGATTAAATATTACTTTAATGGAAGGTTTAATGATGGCAAAAACCCTAAGTTTTGCACTTGAAATTCCTCTTATTAGCGTGAATCATCTTAAAGGGCATTTGTATTCGCTTTTTTTGGAGCAAGAAGCAATTTTTCCTTTGGGTGCTTTGCTAGTCTCTGGTGGTCATACAATGTTGCTTGAAGCAAGAAGTTTTAATGAAATTAATATTATCGCACAAACTATTGATGATAGTTTTGGAGAGAGCTTTGATAAGGTTTCAAAAATGCTTGGGCTTGGTTATCCTGGGGGTCCTATTGTAGAATTTCAAGCACAAAAAGGCAATGATAGGGCTTTTGAATTGCCCTTGCCCCTAAAAAGCAGAAAGGATTTTGCTTTTAGTTTTTCTGGGTTAAAAAATGCTGTGCGACTAGTCATTCAAAAACAAGAAATACAAAGTAAGGCTTTTGTGGAGGATATTTGTGCGAGTTTTCAGAGGGTAGCGATTGAACATTTGAGCAAAAAAACCCAAATATTTTTTGAGAAAAATTCTAAGAGTATGGATTCTTGGAAGTATTTTGGAGTGATTGGTGGGGCTAGTGCCAATCTTGTATTGCGCAATGAGATTCAAAGAATATGTGATTATTATGGAGTTACATTGCTTTTGGCGCCTTTGGAGTATTGTTCGGATAATGCAGCAATGATAGGCAGGGTTGCTTTAGAATCATACCTTAGAGGCGAGTTTGGTGATTTTAATTTGCAAGTGAAACCTAGAGTGTCAAGCCTCTAAGTTTGCGAGTTTAAATAAAAAACATTGGAATTATTTAAGAATATCAGCAATCTTTTCTAATGAAAGTTGATTTTGTTGTTCCCCATTTTGCATATTTTTTAGTGAAGCACTATGGGTGGCTTGTTCGCTTTCTCCAGTTATGATTACCCATTCATAGCCTTTATTGTTGGCGTATTTAAAAGCCTTTTGTGGTTTGATGACTTCTGGATAAACTTCAATTTTTATTCCAAGTTCTCTTAAGCTTTTTGCGGTGGTGTAGGCGTATTGGAGATTGTTAAGTGGGATTAAAATAGCTTTGGCAGGTGTGCTAGAAGTAATCAGTCCTAATTCTTCTAATCCTGCTAAAAGTCTATCAAGTCCAATACTTGCACCCACTCCACTCATTTTTTCATTGGAAAAATTTTGTGTGAGATTATCATATCTACCTCCAGAACAAACTGAACCCAAAGTAGGTAAATCTCCCAATGTGGTTTCATAAATAATTCCTGTGTAATAGCCTAAGCCCCTTGCAATAGAAAGATTAATTTGATAAAAGCTTTGGGGGATTAGGGGAGCTAGAATCTCACAAAGTGATTCTAATTCTTCTAAACCTTCTTTAAGCGTTTGATTATAAGCTTTATAAGGAGAAAGTAAAGAGAGAAATTTAAGAGAATCACCCTCTTGTTTAAGTGCGATAAAATCAAGCAAAGTT
This portion of the Helicobacter canadensis MIT 98-5491 genome encodes:
- a CDS encoding agmatine deiminase family protein; the protein is MKKFYAEWAKQDGILLAFPHQDSDWREYLAEVREVYCQIIYEIIQLQSCLILCQNKEEVKQIIKSYAKNSQWNPKYLKNLYLIEIPTNDTWARDFGGITINYQGQNLVLDYGFNGWGLKFAANYDNNVTQKLYKLGIFKQIKTKKIILEGGSIESNGEGIILTNTQCLLESNRNPAYSQNKIEKILKKDFGAKKILWLNYGYLAGDDTDSHIDTLARFIDKNTIAYLKCEDKNDEHYQALAKMEKELKKLKNLDQKPFKLVALPFCEAKYFHNERLPATYANFLFLNGAVLLPIYRDKNDKKAIEILQKALPKHKIIPIDCSVLIRQHGSLHCISMQFPKSTLNYKALKKFQ
- the tsaD gene encoding tRNA (adenosine(37)-N6)-threonylcarbamoyltransferase complex transferase subunit TsaD codes for the protein MILSIESSCDDSSIAITQIKDKKIVFHQKISQEREHSSYGGVVPEIASRLHAEILPQILEHTKPYFKDLKAIAVTTEPGLNITLMEGLMMAKTLSFALEIPLISVNHLKGHLYSLFLEQEAIFPLGALLVSGGHTMLLEARSFNEINIIAQTIDDSFGESFDKVSKMLGLGYPGGPIVEFQAQKGNDRAFELPLPLKSRKDFAFSFSGLKNAVRLVIQKQEIQSKAFVEDICASFQRVAIEHLSKKTQIFFEKNSKSMDSWKYFGVIGGASANLVLRNEIQRICDYYGVTLLLAPLEYCSDNAAMIGRVALESYLRGEFGDFNLQVKPRVSSL
- the hisS gene encoding histidine--tRNA ligase encodes the protein MPITPRTLSGFKDRLPKEAYAKSQMLKSIVTSFEKFGFSPIETPHLEYAEILKKQGSDEIQKEMYHFIDHGGREVALRFDLTLPLARFISQYKNELGLPFKRYCIGNVFRGERAQKGRYREFTQCDFDFIGTQSIGSDAEIIQVIFQSLSDLGLKNFTIHINNRKIFNGLCESLNAKEDTTEILRIIDKIDKIGQDSVSKELQEKTSLTLTQIQTLLDFIALKQEGDSLKFLSLLSPYKAYNQTLKEGLEELESLCEILAPLIPQSFYQINLSIARGLGYYTGIIYETTLGDLPTLGSVCSGGRYDNLTQNFSNEKMSGVGASIGLDRLLAGLEELGLITSSTPAKAILIPLNNLQYAYTTAKSLRELGIKIEVYPEVIKPQKAFKYANNKGYEWVIITGESEQATHSASLKNMQNGEQQNQLSLEKIADILK
- a CDS encoding restriction endonuclease subunit S; translation: MITKQNIELLLDSLGFTKEGKKYKKILRDSISLEVDCANQKIIYPEQITIHDETTSNFSHPENFVVFECVHRLLQKGYKPKHLELEPKWNLGRDAKGGKADILVRDRQDNPYLLIECKTTDSKNSEFAKEWAKMLENGGQLFSYFQQERGVKYLCLYTSDFNQSLLTYENYIISVIDNEATLNQQSNYEQKAIGYKDAHNNEELFKVWKETYSSDYATNGIFENKIQAYKITQLKPTFESLKSLDYSSMQRKKHQWATILRYSGVGDRGVALNKIMNLLLCKITDEAEHKEDLRFSWGGFSADDAFSLVDRLQYLYQKGMQKYLNINIIYYSKNDIDNAFSNRYKDTPSRNNIENIFNDLKYFQNGDFNFLEVHNKELFNKNFNILLQVVLMLEDIKFSEDNSQFLGDFFESYIHDMPQHEGQYFTPVPLVNFIIYSLPVLKDSRVLDFACGAGHFLSEYSKINNTYEVQYKGIDKDQRLAKISAIASFMYGKTMDIKYDDALKHGIIENDSINTIISNPPYSVDGFLRTLNKTEKESYTLFNKNISLDTDKIECFFIEKASQVLESYGLLSLVLPSSIFSNNDTITIQTREILLRDFYIIAICEFGNQTFFKTGTQPIILFAIKKLRDKNITTQETRAQYFYKLIMEDKTDNPYKEELDELLHSYANFMRYKYKMIEKLFFGVLENIDSIHHNNFKEYIQTYNDILKKEKEKYNSKTKKYKDKYPFTPSQTLQEFIKQKEAEKFLYFCYALDSEPLIIKAPKDNEKQKKFLGYYWSSKKGQEGIHYFMKSGVVENNINYIDTPLFNPNNRFCVNSISFAILSHFVKYLDSKDIDANFLQQFLRQEKNNKNNEFLESARLIDMIDFEKVEFNKAISLNPHSNDSNSVQSNPFANSKYELVKLESICKMYQPKTITAKEILEKGDYKVYGANGVIGFYNQYNHKDSEVAMTCRGATCGAINYTEPNSWITGNAMIITPLEKNLISKKFLVYILPLSNIKSVITGSAQPQITRNNLATLKIPLPPLEIQKQIVAECESLESQCNTIEQSIKAYQELIKAILWHCGITTESTKDFDSILMSLAELESKLDFELLGKTKQDSKAFLQNLTNTLNTLPTPPSNGWEKAKLCKICNINQETYNPSNDEGEMLYIDIDSIEKGTGKINFNDKISCRKLPTRARRIARADSVIISTVRPYLKGFAYLKNEIKDSIFSTGFAILQGKENLVKSQFVYYCFMFSDDLMQQMKIKMPKSSYPSINTEDLESFTIPLPPLEIQTKIAQSIETIQSQISFLDSALPLLQSQKQEVLKKYLFKTFLDRFTKQAKKF
- a CDS encoding MspA family porin; the encoded protein is MPIQSLKSGVDYTQELQSAMSSSPLSKETSSVEERQKKIQEAASKVDAKSVMTGYIVQFQMEISIEAKNNFGAQGVAGFMGTSASEDPAKLNSILSGLDLEKIGYDGKALQDLTTQEAKDLISEEGFFGVSQTSDRIADFVLAGAGDDVEKLQAGREGIIRGYEQAEKTWGGELPDISKETLQKALEKIDKKLSELGVNVLEQEV
- a CDS encoding YbgC/FadM family acyl-CoA thioesterase, with translation MYQTRIYYEDTDCGGIVYHSNYLKYCERARSEWFFSQGILPQQNNIGFVVKNMTLDFLSPAKLGDLLTIHTEILEQKNVSITLKQTILRDSLQKNSLEKSDSKPIFTAIITLVCLESTTQRITKIPQWAKEIFQISH
- a CDS encoding DUF493 domain-containing protein, giving the protein MENKNEIQYPCSWHYRIIGNSKNELIEAAFEIIEKEFIHTLGKESSGGKYHSINLEIDVETKEERDKIFADLQKDSRIKFVL